In the genome of Rhodoferax sp. BAB1, one region contains:
- the ftsA gene encoding cell division protein FtsA, which produces MAKEYKDLVVGLDIGTAKVMVVVAEVLPGGELKLAGLGVAPSNGLKRGVVVNIDATVHSIQQALKEAEFMADCKITRVYTGITGSHIRGINSSGMVAVKDREVNAADVARVVETAKAINISSDQRLLLVEPQEFIIDGQDVREPIGMSGIRLEAKVHIVTGAQSAAENIIKCVRRCGLEVEQLMLNPLASSLSVLTDDEKELGVACVDIGAGTTDVAVFTGGAIRYTSVIPIAGDLITSDIAMALRTPTKDAEDIKVESGYAKQLLADPDIQVEVPGLGDRGPRMLSRQALAGVIEPRIEEIFSLVQQVLRDSGCEEVLSSGIVLTGGSSIMPGMVELGEDIFLKPVRRGVPKYSGALSDMVGQPRAATVMGLLEEARLARLRGYKVAQKHGSMKNAVGRVKDWFIGNF; this is translated from the coding sequence ATGGCAAAAGAGTACAAGGATCTGGTCGTCGGCCTCGACATCGGCACCGCCAAGGTGATGGTGGTGGTGGCCGAGGTGCTGCCCGGCGGGGAGCTCAAGCTGGCCGGGCTGGGTGTGGCACCCAGCAACGGCCTCAAACGCGGCGTGGTGGTCAACATCGACGCCACGGTGCACAGCATCCAGCAGGCGCTGAAAGAGGCCGAGTTCATGGCCGACTGCAAGATCACGCGGGTCTATACCGGCATCACCGGCAGCCACATCCGCGGCATCAACTCCAGCGGCATGGTGGCGGTGAAGGACCGCGAGGTCAACGCAGCCGACGTGGCGCGTGTGGTGGAGACGGCCAAGGCCATCAACATCTCCTCGGACCAGCGCCTGCTGCTGGTCGAACCGCAGGAATTCATCATCGACGGCCAGGACGTGCGCGAGCCCATCGGCATGAGCGGCATCCGCCTGGAGGCCAAGGTGCACATCGTGACCGGCGCGCAGAGCGCGGCCGAGAACATCATCAAGTGCGTGCGCCGCTGCGGCCTGGAGGTCGAACAGCTCATGCTCAACCCGCTGGCCTCCAGCCTCTCGGTGCTGACGGACGACGAGAAGGAACTGGGCGTGGCCTGCGTGGACATCGGCGCCGGCACCACCGACGTGGCGGTGTTCACGGGCGGCGCGATCCGCTACACCTCGGTGATCCCGATCGCCGGCGACCTGATCACCAGCGACATCGCCATGGCGCTGCGCACGCCGACCAAGGACGCCGAGGACATCAAGGTCGAGAGCGGTTATGCCAAGCAGCTGCTGGCCGACCCGGACATCCAGGTCGAGGTGCCCGGCCTGGGTGACCGCGGCCCGCGCATGCTGAGTCGCCAGGCCCTGGCCGGCGTGATCGAGCCGCGCATCGAGGAAATCTTCTCCCTCGTGCAGCAGGTGCTGCGCGATTCGGGCTGCGAGGAAGTGCTGTCCTCGGGCATCGTGCTCACCGGTGGCAGTTCTATCATGCCGGGCATGGTCGAGCTGGGCGAGGACATCTTCCTCAAGCCGGTGCGCCGCGGTGTGCCGAAGTACAGCGGGGCGCTGTCCGACATGGTGGGCCAGCCGCGCGCGGCCACCGTGATGGGCCTGCTCGAAGAGGCGCGCCTGGCGCGCCTGCGCGGCTACAAGGTGGCGCAGAAACATGGCTCCATGAAAAACGCCGTGGGGCGCGTCAAGGACTGGTTCATCGGGAATTTCTGA
- a CDS encoding cell division protein FtsQ/DivIB, whose amino-acid sequence MSSSLPVPLDVKLMNLTANLLLLGFLLLALGTGGRWLMQHPVFAIRGLTVLGDISHTSALTLRAHVGPQLKGTFLTVDLNAVRLAFESVPWVRRAVVQREFPSRLRVVLQEHQAAAYWGEEGESTLVNSHGEVFEANLGEIEQDQLPRLDGPVEQSAQVLAMYRELLPLFEALDLPIEQLALSGRGNWRVQLASGASLELGSGGVPEVTARARQFLGTVAQVAAHHGRKLDALEGADLRYAQGYALRLRGVSTVTAQDPARKN is encoded by the coding sequence ATGAGCTCCAGCCTGCCCGTTCCCCTCGACGTCAAGCTCATGAACCTGACAGCCAATCTGCTGCTGCTCGGTTTCCTGCTGCTGGCGCTGGGTACGGGCGGGCGCTGGCTGATGCAGCACCCGGTGTTCGCGATCCGCGGCCTGACGGTGCTGGGTGACATCAGCCACACCAGCGCGCTGACGCTGCGCGCGCACGTGGGGCCGCAACTCAAGGGCACTTTCCTGACGGTGGACCTCAACGCCGTGCGCCTGGCTTTCGAGTCCGTGCCCTGGGTGCGGCGCGCCGTGGTGCAGCGCGAGTTCCCCAGCCGCCTGCGGGTGGTCCTGCAGGAGCACCAGGCCGCGGCCTACTGGGGCGAGGAGGGCGAGTCCACCCTGGTCAACAGCCACGGCGAAGTCTTCGAGGCCAACCTCGGCGAGATCGAGCAGGACCAGCTGCCGCGGCTGGACGGCCCGGTCGAACAGTCGGCCCAGGTGCTGGCCATGTACCGCGAGCTTTTGCCCCTGTTCGAGGCGCTGGACCTGCCCATCGAGCAGCTGGCCCTGAGCGGGCGCGGCAACTGGCGCGTGCAGCTGGCCAGCGGGGCCAGCCTGGAGCTGGGCAGCGGCGGCGTGCCGGAGGTGACGGCGCGCGCGCGGCAGTTCCTGGGCACGGTGGCGCAGGTGGCGGCGCACCACGGCCGCAAGCTCGACGCGCTGGAGGGGGCCGACCTGCGCTACGCCCAGGGTTATGCCCTGCGCCTGCGTGGCGTGAGCACGGTGACGGCGCAGGACCCGGCCAGGAAAAACTAG
- a CDS encoding D-alanine--D-alanine ligase, which produces MNLGKVAVLMGGSSAERDISIMSGTGVLKALQSRGVDAHAFDPAQRDLSELKREGFARCFIALHGRFGEDGTVQGALELLGIPYTGSGVMASAIAIDKVMTKRIWLAEGLPTPQWRKVASAEAARAAFSALGAPMIIKPAREGSSIGLTKVQTADECEAAYARAAQVDEQVLCEQFISGEEVTVPVLGSGVQARALPVIRIVAPDGNYDYQNKYFTDEVKYLVPCGLPTGEEEQIQQIVLRAYQVLGCRGWARADVMIDARTRKPYLLEINTSPGMTGHSLVPMSAKAAGISYEELCVLLLQAATLEHGGVHA; this is translated from the coding sequence ATGAATCTGGGCAAGGTGGCCGTCCTGATGGGCGGGTCTTCCGCCGAGCGCGACATCTCCATCATGTCGGGCACCGGCGTGCTCAAGGCGCTGCAGTCGCGTGGCGTGGACGCGCACGCCTTCGACCCGGCGCAACGTGATCTCTCCGAGCTCAAGCGTGAGGGGTTTGCGCGTTGTTTCATCGCGCTGCACGGCCGCTTCGGCGAGGACGGCACGGTGCAGGGCGCGCTGGAACTGCTGGGCATCCCCTACACCGGATCGGGCGTGATGGCCTCGGCCATTGCCATCGACAAGGTCATGACCAAACGCATCTGGCTGGCCGAGGGCCTGCCCACGCCGCAGTGGCGCAAGGTGGCCAGCGCCGAGGCCGCACGCGCCGCCTTCTCGGCGCTGGGCGCACCCATGATCATCAAGCCGGCGCGCGAGGGCTCGTCCATCGGCCTGACCAAGGTGCAAACGGCCGACGAATGCGAGGCCGCCTATGCCAGGGCAGCGCAGGTCGACGAACAGGTGCTGTGCGAGCAGTTCATCAGCGGCGAGGAGGTCACGGTGCCCGTGCTGGGCAGCGGGGTGCAGGCGCGTGCGCTGCCCGTGATCCGCATCGTGGCGCCCGACGGCAACTACGACTACCAGAACAAGTACTTCACTGACGAGGTGAAGTACCTCGTGCCCTGCGGCCTGCCCACGGGCGAGGAAGAGCAGATCCAGCAGATCGTGCTGCGGGCCTACCAGGTGCTGGGCTGCCGCGGCTGGGCCCGTGCCGACGTGATGATCGACGCGCGCACGCGCAAGCCCTATCTGCTGGAGATCAACACCTCGCCCGGCATGACCGGGCATTCGCTGGTGCCCATGTCGGCCAAGGCCGCGGGTATCAGCTACGAGGAACTGTGCGTGTTGCTGCTGCAGGCGGCCACGCTCGAGCATGGAGGCGTGCACGCATGA
- the murC gene encoding UDP-N-acetylmuramate--L-alanine ligase — translation MKHAIKKIHFVGLGGAGMSGIAEVLHNLGYGISGSDLSDSATLRRLAALGIRTCVGHAGSHIEGADAVVTSTAVKPDNPEVLAAREKKIPVVPRAVMLAELMRLKQGIAIAGTHGKTTTTSLVASVLAEAGLDPTFVIGGRLNSANANARLGSGDYIVVEADESDASFLNLLPVMAVVTNIDADHMETYGHDFGNLKKAFVDFLHRMPFYGTAILCTDDAAVREIVPEVNCPITSYGFNEGAQVRAVNVRAVAGQMHFTAQRRNGVVLPDLDVVLNLPGRHNVLNALSAIAVAAELDVADAALLKALAEFKGVGRRFQRYGEVPAKDGGTFTLIDDYGHHPVEMAATLAAARGAFPGRRLVLSFQPHRYTRTRDCFEDFVKVIAEADAVLLAEVYAAGEAPIVAADGRSLARALRVAGKLEPVFVDDIAAMPQAILDNARAGDVVMCMGAGSIGGVPARVVELTGSGKK, via the coding sequence ATGAAACACGCGATCAAGAAAATCCATTTTGTGGGCCTGGGTGGTGCCGGCATGTCCGGCATTGCCGAGGTGCTGCACAACCTGGGCTACGGCATCTCAGGCTCGGACCTGAGCGACAGCGCGACGCTGCGTCGTCTGGCTGCGCTGGGCATCCGCACCTGTGTGGGCCATGCGGGCAGCCACATTGAAGGGGCTGACGCCGTGGTGACCTCGACCGCCGTCAAACCCGACAACCCCGAGGTGCTGGCCGCGCGCGAGAAGAAGATACCCGTGGTGCCGCGCGCCGTGATGCTGGCCGAGCTGATGCGCCTGAAGCAGGGCATCGCGATTGCCGGTACGCACGGCAAGACCACCACCACCAGCCTGGTGGCCAGCGTGCTGGCCGAGGCCGGGCTGGACCCGACCTTCGTGATCGGCGGCCGCCTCAACAGCGCCAACGCCAATGCGCGTCTGGGCAGCGGTGACTACATCGTGGTCGAGGCCGACGAGAGCGATGCCTCCTTCCTGAATCTGCTGCCGGTGATGGCCGTCGTGACCAATATCGATGCCGACCACATGGAAACCTACGGGCATGACTTCGGCAATCTCAAGAAGGCCTTTGTCGATTTCCTGCACCGGATGCCTTTCTACGGCACGGCCATCCTGTGCACGGACGACGCCGCGGTGCGCGAGATCGTGCCCGAGGTGAACTGCCCCATCACCAGCTACGGTTTCAACGAGGGCGCGCAGGTGCGGGCGGTGAACGTGCGGGCCGTGGCCGGGCAGATGCATTTCACCGCGCAACGGCGCAACGGCGTGGTGCTGCCGGACCTGGACGTGGTGCTCAACCTGCCGGGCCGCCACAACGTGCTCAACGCCCTGTCGGCGATTGCGGTGGCAGCGGAGCTGGATGTCGCCGACGCCGCGCTGCTCAAGGCCCTGGCCGAGTTCAAGGGCGTGGGCCGGCGTTTCCAGCGTTACGGCGAGGTGCCGGCCAAAGACGGCGGCACGTTCACGCTGATCGACGACTACGGGCATCACCCGGTGGAGATGGCGGCCACGCTGGCCGCGGCGCGCGGCGCCTTCCCCGGGCGGCGCCTGGTGCTGTCCTTCCAGCCGCATCGCTACACACGCACGCGCGATTGCTTCGAGGATTTTGTCAAGGTCATCGCCGAGGCGGACGCCGTGCTGCTGGCCGAGGTCTACGCCGCGGGCGAGGCGCCCATCGTGGCGGCCGACGGGCGCAGCCTGGCGCGCGCACTGCGCGTGGCCGGCAAGCTGGAGCCGGTGTTCGTGGACGACATCGCGGCCATGCCGCAGGCCATCCTGGACAACGCGCGTGCGGGTGACGTGGTGATGTGCATGGGGGCGGGCTCCATCGGTGGGGTGCCGGCCAGGGTGGTCGAGTTGACGGGAAGTGGCAAGAAGTGA
- the murG gene encoding undecaprenyldiphospho-muramoylpentapeptide beta-N-acetylglucosaminyltransferase: MTERCALVMAGGTGGHIFPGLAVAEALREKGWRVHWLGNQAGMEGRLVPPRGFAFESIDFGGVRGKGPLTLALLPLRLLKAFWQSIQVVRRVQPDVIIGLGGYITFPAGMMGVLLGKPLVLHEQNSVAGLANKVLAGVADRVYTAFPGAIKQGLWVGNPLRAAFLQQAQPAQRFAGRSGPLHLLVVGGSLGAKALNEVVPRALALIPAEQRPQVIHQSGATQIDALRANYAAAGVQAELTPFIEDTAQAFAAADLVLCRAGASTVTELAAVGAAAAFVPFPAAVDDHQTSNARFLVDQGAGLLLPQQELTPERLADLLQNLDRGTLLRWAEQAQGQAQTEATAQVVAACEELAR, encoded by the coding sequence ATGACCGAACGCTGCGCATTGGTGATGGCTGGCGGCACGGGGGGGCATATCTTCCCGGGCTTGGCCGTGGCCGAGGCCCTGCGTGAGAAGGGCTGGCGCGTGCACTGGCTGGGCAACCAGGCCGGCATGGAAGGCCGGCTGGTGCCGCCGCGCGGTTTTGCCTTCGAGTCCATCGACTTCGGCGGCGTGCGTGGCAAGGGGCCGCTCACGCTGGCCCTGCTGCCGCTGCGCCTGCTCAAGGCCTTCTGGCAGAGCATCCAGGTGGTGCGCCGTGTGCAACCCGATGTGATCATCGGCCTGGGCGGCTACATCACCTTCCCGGCCGGGATGATGGGCGTGCTGCTGGGCAAGCCCCTGGTGCTGCACGAACAGAACTCGGTGGCCGGCCTGGCCAACAAGGTGCTGGCCGGTGTGGCCGACCGTGTGTACACCGCCTTCCCCGGCGCGATCAAGCAGGGGCTGTGGGTGGGCAACCCTTTGCGTGCCGCCTTCCTGCAGCAGGCGCAGCCGGCCCAGCGCTTTGCCGGCCGCAGCGGGCCGCTGCACCTGCTGGTGGTCGGTGGCAGCCTGGGGGCGAAGGCCTTGAACGAGGTGGTGCCACGCGCGCTGGCCCTGATCCCGGCCGAGCAGCGCCCGCAGGTCATCCACCAGAGCGGCGCGACGCAGATCGATGCGCTGCGCGCGAACTACGCCGCAGCCGGTGTGCAGGCCGAGCTCACGCCCTTCATCGAGGACACGGCGCAGGCGTTTGCCGCGGCCGATCTTGTGCTCTGCCGTGCCGGGGCCAGCACCGTGACCGAGCTTGCCGCCGTCGGCGCCGCTGCGGCGTTTGTACCCTTCCCGGCGGCGGTGGACGACCACCAGACGAGCAATGCGCGTTTCCTGGTGGACCAGGGCGCGGGGCTGCTGCTGCCCCAACAGGAACTGACCCCTGAACGACTGGCCGATCTGCTGCAGAACCTCGATCGCGGCACGCTGCTGCGCTGGGCCGAGCAGGCACAGGGCCAGGCCCAGACCGAGGCCACCGCACAGGTGGTCGCCGCCTGCGAGGAGCTGGCACGATGA
- the ftsW gene encoding putative lipid II flippase FtsW, producing the protein MTVLAQRIRGWFGGAPASDALPVRLGPQGYGRSGSQPVRLSDFDHALVWVVVALLAWGLVMVYSASIALPDNPKFGRYAHTHFLTRHLLSLVVAFVAALIAFQIPMARWEKLAPWLLVAALVLLVAVLIPGIGKGVNGARRWIALGITNFQPSELAKLAVLLYAADYMVRKMDVKEHFFRAVAPMGAAVAIIGLLLLAEPDMGAFMVIAVIAMGILFLGGVNARMFFLIAAILLVAFVLMIALSEWRRERIFAYLDPWDERHTLGKGYQLSHSLIAFGRGQIFGVGLGGSVEKLHWLPEAHTDFLLAVIGEEFGLLGVLSIIAMFFWLTRRVMHIGRQAIALDRVFAGLVAQGVGVWMGFQAFINMGVNLGALPTKGLTLPFMSYGGSAILMNMVAVAIVLRIDYENRQLMHGGRA; encoded by the coding sequence ATGACGGTATTGGCGCAACGCATTCGTGGCTGGTTCGGCGGCGCGCCGGCGAGCGATGCGCTGCCCGTGCGCCTGGGGCCGCAGGGTTACGGTCGCAGCGGCAGCCAGCCGGTGCGCCTGTCCGATTTCGACCATGCCCTGGTCTGGGTGGTGGTGGCCTTGCTGGCCTGGGGTCTGGTGATGGTGTATTCGGCCTCCATCGCCTTGCCCGACAACCCCAAGTTCGGGCGTTATGCCCACACGCATTTCCTGACGCGTCACCTGCTCTCGCTGGTGGTGGCCTTCGTGGCGGCGCTGATCGCCTTCCAGATTCCCATGGCCCGGTGGGAGAAGCTGGCGCCCTGGCTGCTGGTGGCCGCGCTGGTGCTGCTGGTGGCGGTGCTGATCCCCGGCATCGGCAAGGGCGTGAACGGCGCGCGGCGCTGGATTGCCCTGGGCATCACCAACTTCCAGCCCTCGGAGCTGGCCAAGCTGGCCGTGCTGCTCTACGCGGCCGATTACATGGTGCGCAAGATGGACGTGAAGGAGCACTTCTTCCGCGCTGTCGCCCCCATGGGCGCGGCCGTGGCCATCATCGGCCTGCTGCTGCTGGCCGAGCCCGACATGGGCGCCTTCATGGTGATTGCCGTGATCGCCATGGGCATCCTGTTCCTGGGCGGGGTGAACGCCCGCATGTTCTTCCTGATCGCCGCCATCCTGCTGGTGGCCTTCGTGCTGATGATCGCGCTGAGCGAGTGGCGGCGCGAACGCATCTTTGCCTACCTCGATCCCTGGGACGAGCGCCACACCCTGGGCAAGGGCTACCAGCTCTCGCATTCGCTGATCGCCTTCGGCCGCGGTCAGATCTTCGGCGTGGGCCTGGGCGGCAGCGTGGAGAAGCTGCACTGGCTGCCCGAGGCGCACACCGACTTCCTGCTGGCCGTGATCGGCGAGGAGTTCGGTCTGCTGGGCGTGCTGAGCATCATCGCCATGTTCTTCTGGCTCACGCGGCGCGTCATGCACATCGGACGCCAGGCCATCGCGCTGGACCGCGTCTTCGCCGGCCTGGTCGCGCAGGGCGTGGGCGTGTGGATGGGCTTCCAGGCCTTCATCAACATGGGCGTGAACCTCGGCGCCCTGCCGACCAAGGGCCTGACCCTGCCCTTCATGAGTTACGGCGGTTCGGCCATCCTGATGAACATGGTGGCGGTGGCCATCGTGCTGAGAATCGATTACGAAAACAGACAACTTATGCACGGAGGTCGGGCATGA
- the murD gene encoding UDP-N-acetylmuramoyl-L-alanine--D-glutamate ligase, whose protein sequence is MNENDLPDDQPRPLPPQDEAASAFLPADEPMQAPVELPAEVPGDLPVPPAGKPAKRALPETLTAAQDAKAFVAQLFADVAQAEPAAATETLPEANAEPTAVESPAEPEAVAAVPVSSLQGQHVLVLGLGASGLAMVCWCVRQGARVTVADTREAPPQLVTLQAELPQVSFRAGAFEASLVEGQDIRAVFKSPGLSPAAVAPVWLAAQAMGLWTGGELDLYAAALRELQAERGYAPKVLAVTGTNGKTTTTALTGQLIELAGKSVAVAGNIGPNLLDVLTQRLEAETLPEVWVLELSSFQLDGVSGFEPTASVVLNLTQDHLDWHGSMEAYGAAKARIFGSQGLIVLNRDDAAVMAMLPEPLRAKLQKPKYRVYTTFGADMPQRPGDYGIELVNGMAWLVRAQEADETQKRKKGEEEEIFIQRLMPADALRIRGRHNATNALAALALAQAAGCALGPMLYGLREYRGEPHRVEPVAIVNEVEYFDDSKGTNVGATVAALTGLGTERRIVVILGGDGKGQDFAPLFAPVQRYARAVVLIGRDAPAIRLAVQGTGVPLLDAGTLPEAVALARAQAQAGDAVLLSPACASFDMFKDYAHRASVFVEAVQALSNEGGLA, encoded by the coding sequence ATGAACGAAAACGACTTACCCGACGATCAGCCCCGGCCGCTGCCGCCTCAGGACGAGGCGGCTTCGGCGTTTTTGCCGGCTGATGAACCCATGCAGGCGCCGGTGGAGCTGCCGGCCGAGGTGCCAGGCGATCTGCCTGTGCCGCCGGCCGGCAAGCCGGCCAAGCGTGCCTTGCCCGAGACGCTGACGGCAGCGCAGGATGCCAAGGCCTTCGTGGCCCAGCTCTTTGCGGATGTGGCTCAGGCCGAACCCGCTGCGGCGACCGAGACGCTACCCGAGGCCAACGCTGAGCCCACAGCTGTCGAGTCGCCCGCGGAACCCGAGGCCGTCGCCGCGGTGCCGGTGTCCTCGCTGCAAGGGCAGCACGTGCTCGTGCTGGGCCTGGGCGCTTCGGGCCTGGCCATGGTGTGCTGGTGTGTGCGCCAGGGTGCGCGCGTGACCGTGGCCGATACGCGCGAGGCGCCGCCGCAACTCGTGACGCTGCAGGCCGAGTTGCCGCAGGTGAGCTTCCGCGCCGGAGCTTTCGAGGCCAGCCTGGTCGAAGGACAGGACATCCGCGCCGTTTTCAAGAGCCCGGGCCTCTCACCCGCAGCCGTGGCGCCGGTCTGGTTGGCGGCACAGGCCATGGGCCTGTGGACCGGCGGCGAGCTGGATCTGTATGCCGCCGCCTTGCGCGAACTGCAGGCCGAGCGCGGCTACGCGCCCAAAGTGCTGGCGGTCACGGGGACCAACGGCAAGACCACGACGACGGCGCTGACGGGCCAGCTGATCGAACTCGCCGGCAAGAGCGTTGCCGTGGCCGGCAACATCGGCCCCAATCTGCTGGACGTGCTGACGCAGCGGCTGGAGGCGGAGACTTTGCCCGAGGTCTGGGTGCTGGAGCTTTCCAGCTTTCAGCTCGACGGTGTGTCGGGCTTCGAGCCCACGGCCTCGGTGGTGCTCAACCTCACCCAGGACCACCTGGACTGGCACGGCAGCATGGAAGCGTACGGGGCGGCCAAGGCGCGCATCTTCGGCAGCCAGGGTCTGATCGTGCTCAACCGCGACGACGCGGCCGTCATGGCCATGCTGCCCGAGCCCCTGCGGGCCAAGCTGCAAAAACCCAAATACCGCGTCTACACGACCTTCGGTGCCGACATGCCGCAACGCCCGGGCGACTACGGCATCGAGCTGGTCAACGGCATGGCCTGGCTGGTGCGCGCGCAGGAGGCCGACGAGACGCAGAAACGGAAAAAGGGCGAAGAAGAGGAGATCTTCATCCAGCGCCTGATGCCGGCCGACGCGCTGCGCATCCGCGGCCGCCACAACGCCACCAACGCACTGGCGGCGCTGGCCCTGGCCCAGGCCGCAGGCTGCGCGCTCGGCCCCATGCTCTACGGCCTGCGCGAGTACCGCGGCGAGCCGCACCGGGTGGAGCCCGTGGCCATCGTGAACGAGGTCGAGTACTTCGACGACAGCAAGGGCACCAATGTCGGCGCCACCGTGGCCGCGCTGACCGGCCTGGGGACCGAGCGCCGCATCGTCGTCATCCTGGGCGGTGACGGCAAGGGCCAGGACTTTGCGCCGCTGTTTGCCCCGGTGCAGCGCTACGCGCGTGCCGTCGTGCTGATCGGGCGCGACGCACCGGCCATACGCCTAGCGGTGCAGGGCACGGGCGTGCCCCTGCTGGACGCGGGCACCTTGCCCGAGGCCGTGGCCCTGGCCCGCGCGCAGGCGCAGGCGGGGGATGCCGTGCTTCTGTCGCCGGCCTGCGCCAGCTTCGACATGTTCAAGGACTACGCGCACCGCGCCAGCGTTTTTGTCGAAGCGGTGCAGGCCCTGTCGAACGAGGGGGGGCTGGCATGA